The Corynebacterium sphenisci DSM 44792 genome includes the window TTGCCCACCCCGGAGATGTCCAGGTGCAGGTTCTTCAGCCCCTTGAACAGCATCATCGCGCCGATCACGATGGCGCCGACGGCCGCGAGCACCGGCACCCAGGTCTCCAGGGCGCGGTGCGGATCCACCGCGTCGATGTCCGCGTTGATGTCGTGCAGCTCCCGGTAGTAGTCGCTCTCCAGATCCTCCCGGGTGTGCCCCTCCTCGGTGACGGTCACCGCGTCCTGGGCCATCGCGTTGGTGTAGGAGATCTGCTGCAGCTCGTCGAGGCGCTCGAAGGCGGCCTTGTGCCGGGTGCGTAGCTCCGCCCGGCGCAGCCGGATCGCGCGCACCCGCTCATCGGCGTGCTCGTTGTAGACCAGGATGTGCCGTTTGATGAGGCCGAAGATCAGGTAGGCGCCGAGCCCGCCGAGCACCGGGGAGAGCACCCAGGACGCGGCGATGGTGCCGATCTTCGACCACTGCACCATCTCCACCCCGCCGGTGCCGTCGACGGCGCCGATGGTCAGCGCGGCGCCGACGATGCCGCCGATGATGGAGTGCGTGGTGGACACCGGCCAGCCCATCCGGGTGGCGGCGAGCAGCCACAGCGCCGCCCCGAGCAGGGAGGACATCATGATGAAGCCGAAATCGGCCGGGGCCAGGTCGATGGCGCCGAGATCGACGATCCCGGAGCGCACCGTGTCGGTGACCTCCCCGCCGGCGAGCACCGCCCCGCCGACCTCGAAGACCGCGGCGACCAGCAGCGCCTGCTTCATGGTCAGGGTGCCGGCGCCGACGGAGGTGCCGAAGGAGTTGGCCACGTCATTGCCGCCGATGTTGAAGGCCATGAACATGGCGAAGAGGATCGCGGTCAGCAGCAGCGGCAGCCCCGCATCGGGGCCGACGTAGCCGCGGGCCCACAGGATGAACAGGATCAGGGTGGCGGCGAGCACCGCGCCGAAGCCGGTGTGCCACCACCGGTCGCCGCCGGCGCCCACCCCCCTCGCGGCGTCCCCGGGGGCCTGCATGGTCATGGTGCTCATCGCCTCGGATGCTCCTCACGCTCGGGATCGACTGACCCCGGCAGGATGACCGGCCCCGGTGAACGATCGGCGACGCCCGGGCGAGGGCCCGGTGACGCCCCGGGCAATCCTCCCCCCCCCCCCTTCGCGGCGGGCTCAGCCGGCGCCGAGCACCGCCATGCGCAGGCTGGTGCGCGCCAGCAGCTTGCCGTCGGATTCCCGGTGGTGCCGGATCTCCCAGGCCTGGGTGGTCCGGCCCAGGTGCACCGGCTCCGCGGTGGAGACGATCACCTCCCCGGCCCGGGAGGGCCGGTAGAAGTCGGTGGAGTTGTTCATCCCGACGACCTGGGTGAGCCCGCCGGCGGCGAGGAAGGCCGACACCGAGCCGGCAGATTCCCCGATGGAGGAGTACACCCCGCCGTTGGTGACCCCCCAGGGCTGCAGATGCCGCTGGTCGACGACCACCCGGGTGGCGCAGCCGCGCGGGCCGACCCGGGTGTACTCCAGCCCCAGCACCGCGTCCAGCCCGGAGGCGGCGACGTCGCCGGCGGCCCAGGTGTTGAACTCGACCAGCTCCGCCTGCTCCAGCTCCCGCTGCGTGGCCGCGGCCATCAGCTCCATGGTGCGCGCCTGATCCTGCTCCGTGGTGGACATCGGCCACCCCTTTCCGTTCCTCGGTGAATGCACCAGCCACGATAGCGCCCCGGATCGGCCGGCATGGGCGAAACCGCCCCCGCGGGGTCTAGGATCCGGGACATGACAAACGACACCTCCCGCGCCCATATCGGCGTGGTCGGCCTGGCGGTGATGGGATCGAACATCGCCCGCAACTTCGCCCGGCACGGCCACGTCGTCGCCGTCTACAACCGCTCCCCGGAGAAGACCCGGGCGTTGCTGGCCGAGCACGGCGACGAGGGCGAGTTCCGCCCCGC containing:
- a CDS encoding PaaI family thioesterase, which translates into the protein MSTTEQDQARTMELMAAATQRELEQAELVEFNTWAAGDVAASGLDAVLGLEYTRVGPRGCATRVVVDQRHLQPWGVTNGGVYSSIGESAGSVSAFLAAGGLTQVVGMNNSTDFYRPSRAGEVIVSTAEPVHLGRTTQAWEIRHHRESDGKLLARTSLRMAVLGAG
- a CDS encoding inorganic phosphate transporter, with product MSTMTMQAPGDAARGVGAGGDRWWHTGFGAVLAATLILFILWARGYVGPDAGLPLLLTAILFAMFMAFNIGGNDVANSFGTSVGAGTLTMKQALLVAAVFEVGGAVLAGGEVTDTVRSGIVDLGAIDLAPADFGFIMMSSLLGAALWLLAATRMGWPVSTTHSIIGGIVGAALTIGAVDGTGGVEMVQWSKIGTIAASWVLSPVLGGLGAYLIFGLIKRHILVYNEHADERVRAIRLRRAELRTRHKAAFERLDELQQISYTNAMAQDAVTVTEEGHTREDLESDYYRELHDINADIDAVDPHRALETWVPVLAAVGAIVIGAMMLFKGLKNLHLDISGVGNLIILAMIGATVWMAVFIFAKTLKRQSLERSTFLLFSWMQVFTASAFAFSHGSNDIANAIGPFAAIVDVLRTGAIDEEAPVPPEVMLAMGLALVCGLWFIGRFVIATVGSGLTAMHPASGFAAELAAAAVVMTASLIGLPVSSTHILIGAVLGVGIVNRAANWGLMKPIALAWVVTLPAAAGVSAAAVLALRAVFG